A genome region from Oenanthe melanoleuca isolate GR-GAL-2019-014 chromosome 2, OMel1.0, whole genome shotgun sequence includes the following:
- the ZFTRAF1 gene encoding zinc finger TRAF-type-containing protein 1 — protein sequence MRVTQCRYKRIGCPWQGPFHELSVHEAECSHPTKTGNELMEILDEMDQSRHKEMQLYNSIFSLLSFEKIGYTEVQFRPYRTDDFITRLYYETPRLTVLNQTWVLKARVNDSERNPNLSCKRTLSFQLILKSKVQSPMECSFLLLEGPYDDVKINPVIYHFVFSNESNETDYMALPIVDSVECNKLLAAKNINLRLFIFQIQK from the exons ATGAG GGTGACGCAGTGCCGGTACAAGCGCATcggctgcccctggcagggcccgTTCCACGAGCTCTCGGTGCACGAGGCCGAGTGTTCCCACCCCACCAAAACCGGGAACGAGCTGATGGAGATCCTGGACGAGATGGACCAGAGCCGCCACAAGGAGATGCAGCTCTACAACAGCATCTTCAGCCTGCTCAGCTTCGAGAAGATCGGATACACGG agGTTCAGTTCCGCCCGTACCGCACCGACGACTTCATCACGCGCCTGTACTACGAGACGCCGCGCCTCACCGTGCTCAACCAGACCTGGGTGCTCAAGGCGCGCGTCAACGACTCGGAGCGCAACCCCAACCTGTCGTGCAAGCGCACGCTGAGCTTCCAGCTGATCCTCAAGAGCAAGGTCCAGTCCCCCATGGAatgctccttcctgctgctcgAGGGGCCCTACGACGACGTCAAGATCAACCCCGTCATCTACCACTTCGTCTTCAGCAACGAGAGCAACGAGACCGACTACATGGCGCTGCCCATCGTCGACTCAGTGGAGTGCAACAAACTGCTGGCGGCCAAGAACATCAACCTGCGGCTTTTTATATTCCAGatccaaaaataa